One genomic region from Ammospiza nelsoni isolate bAmmNel1 chromosome 13, bAmmNel1.pri, whole genome shotgun sequence encodes:
- the ZDHHC7 gene encoding palmitoyltransferase ZDHHC7: MQSSGHRFRDVEHHPLLADNDSYDSSSSSSEADMADRVWFIRDGCGMVCAIMTWLLVVYADFVVTFVMLLPSKDFWYSVINGVLFNCLAVLALSSHLRTMLTDPGAVPKGNATKEYMDNLQLKPGEVIYKCPKCCSIKPERAHHCSICKRCIRKMDHHCPWVNNCVGEKNQRFFVLFTMYIALISAHALVLCGFQFFSCVRGQWTECSDFSPPVTVILMIFLCLEGFLFLTFTAVMFGTQIHSICNDETEIERLKSEKPTWERRLRWEGMKSVFGGQPSLLWINPFAGFRIRRLLLRGKKGGPEFSV, encoded by the exons ATGCAGTCATCAGGGCACCGTTTCCGCGATGTCGAGCACCACCCGCTCCTGGCCGACAATGACAGCTAcgactcctcctcctcctcctcggagGCTGACATGGCTGACAGGGTCTGGTTCATCAGGGATGGCTGTGGCATGGTCTGTGCCATCATGACCTGGCTCCTGGTGGTCTATGCAGACTTTGTAGTGACTTTTGTCATGTTGCTGCCTTCCAAAGACTTTTGGTACTCCGTGATCAACGGGGTTCTCTTTAACtgcttggcagtgctggctctgtcATCACACCTGAGGACTATGCTGACTGATCCA GGGGCTGTGCCCAAAGGAAATGCCACTAAAGAATACATGGATAATTtgcagctgaaaccaggagAAGTGATCTACAAATGTCCCAAGTGCTGTAGTATCAAACCTGAGCGTGCACACCACTGCAG TATTTGCAAGCGATGCATCCGAAAGATGGATCACCACTGCCCCTGGGTGAACAATTGTGTGGGGGAGAAAAATCAGagattttttgttctgtttacg ATGTACATAGCCCTAATTTCAGCTCATGCTCTTGTACTCTGTGGATTTCAGTTCTTCTCCTGTGTCCGAGGGCAGTGGACTG aGTGCAGTGACTTCTCCCCACCTGTAACTGTGATCCTGATGATCTTCTTGTGCCTTGAgggttttctgtttctcactttCACTGCAGTCATGTTTGGCACCCAAATCCACTCAATATGCAATGATGAAACG GAGATTGAGAGACTGAAGAGTGAAAAGCCGACGTGGGAGCGCAGGCTGCGCTGGGAAGGGATGAAATCTGTGTTTGGGggccagccctccctgctgtggaTCAACCCCTTCGCAGGATTTCGCATCAGGAGGCTTCTGCTGCGAGGGAAGAAAGGAGGACCCGAGTTTTCTGTTTGA